One part of the Quercus lobata isolate SW786 chromosome 7, ValleyOak3.0 Primary Assembly, whole genome shotgun sequence genome encodes these proteins:
- the LOC115951917 gene encoding LOW QUALITY PROTEIN: vacuolar-sorting receptor 1-like (The sequence of the model RefSeq protein was modified relative to this genomic sequence to represent the inferred CDS: substituted 2 bases at 2 genomic stop codons) — translation MREKLGFLVCVWFMVSGSCMGNLLVGKKNSFKVTSPDWLKGVYECALKDFRVFGNGGRGSMVGIVVYVGANQKACRNLDEVAGVFFKSMPRGQRMFLLADQGDCYFALEPWNTQNGGPTAILLIASDLIEPLNNIITPRVLISKSLGDIIKKALSNGEMVNINLYWPETLPHPAEKVEYEFWTNINDECGPQCDSLIDFFKKFKXAAXILEQKGYTQFTPHYMTQYCPRNFASSIQCRSQCINHGRYCAPNRNPDFMRRYERRDVVLQILHDACFFKVANESGRPWLWWDYMTDLAIRCPMEEKYSLHCLNQVVKSLIGSDLKKIENCVGDPNTDIDNPVLKAEGNAQLDRGTSGDITILPTLVINDRPYEGMRNKLDKALVLKAICAGFQETMKPAICSRKDIKTNECLHNNGSCWYVLCLNVLWVCFDTFRGRVCKCPVVQGEKYVGDGYTLCEGKITLFM, via the exons ATGAGAGAAAAGTTAGGATTTTTGGTGTGCGTTTGGTTTATGGTATCTGGGTCTTGCATGGGAAATCTTCTTGTGGGAAAGAAGAACAGCTTTAAAGTGACTTCCCCGGACTGGTTGAAAGGAGTGTACGAATGTGCACTCAAGGATTTCAGAGTGTTTGGAAACGGAGGAAGAGGAAGCATGGTTGGCATTGTGGTTTATGTAGGAGCCAATCAAAAAGCATGTAGGAATTTAGATGAAGTAGCAGGCGTCTTCTTCAAGTCTATGCCCAGAGGGCAACGCATGTTTCTCCTTGCCGATCAAGGAg ATTGTTACTTTGCCTTGGAGCCATGGAACACACAGAATGGTGGACCAACAGCTATTCTTCTTATTGCAAGCGACTTGATTGAGCCATTGAATAACATTATTACTCCTAGAGTCCTTATTAGCAAATCTTTGGGCGATATCATTAAGAAAGCTCTATCTAATGGAGAGATGGTTAACATAAATCTTTATTGGCCTGAAACTCTTCCACATCCCGCTGAGAAGGTTGAGTATGAGTTTTGGACAAATATCAATGACGAATGTGGACCACAATGTGACAGCCTGATTGattttttcaagaaatttaaatgaGCAGCCTAGATACTGGAGCAGAAAGGGTACACTCAGTTCACCCCACATTATATGACTCAGTATTGCCCAAGAAATTTTGCTTCGAGCATACAGTGCAGGTCTCAGTGCATCAATCATGGGAGGTACTGTGCTCCAAACCGCAATCCGGATTTTATGAGACGGTATGAAAGGAGGGATGTTGTGTTGCAAATTCTACACGATGCTTGCTTTTTTAAGGTGGCCAATGAAAGTGGAAGGCCTTGGCTTTGGTGGGACTATATGACAGATTTGGCAATCCGTTGCCCAATGGAAGAGAAGTACAGTCTACACTGCTTAAATCAAGTTGTTAAATCCCTAATTG GTAGTGATCtcaagaaaatagaaaattgtgttGGAGACCCTAATACGGATATTGACAACCCAGTTCTTAAAGCCGAAGGGAATGCACAA CTTGACAGGGGCACCAGTGGAGATATTACTATATTGCCAACTCTTGTCATAAACGACAGACCGTATGAAGGTATGAGGAA TAAGTTGGACAAGGCATTAGTTCTCAAGGCCATCTGTGCAGGATTCCAAGAGACCATGAAGCCAGCCATTTGTTCTAGGAAAG atataaaaacaaatgagtGTTTGCACAACAATGGTAGCTGCTGGTATGTTCTTTGTCTTAACGTTTTGTGGGTGTGTTTT GATACTTTTCGGGGAAGAGTATGTAAATGCCCTGTTGTGCAAGGTGAAAAGTATGTTGGTGACGGTTATACTCTTTGTGaag GAAAGATAACATTGTTTATGTGA
- the LOC115951918 gene encoding pyriculol/pyriculariol biosynthesis cluster transcription factor 1-like codes for MEKKQFFSGGGGGGGGGCFSNYQQQFQGGYAYAYKHGLQISEAVNYNDKQMPQLVEIIDLEDDLDSEIVISKGPLGLKLTKSYSFVNLINRILNTDEEKTEYVDDETTNHSSHHGQFQAKDSEHAEKYLKPLNFNAKKLKIGTWKGVAKYLEVKCYFATKKLALEFRQEQSALKKKMEIKWSSISAIRARIGKNAAGILEIELNNPPSFFEESSPETRKKTMWNISSDFTNSQALKHRIHYLEFSPGVLEKNYKKLLESDTLCELSKQPFPSLSSQYFNYNYSGATTPLVDIERVQAYQQAKRPCLGVNDLASPISYWQQVQAYQQAKRPCIAVKDSSTSPSVTNFSLHSNHIINNQGSEYPMMAIHNLEIVNYPYAPMRDQIQGPHSIPTTTPGMINYPYVLMRDQIQGPHSIPTTTPEMINYPYAPMRDQIRGSHSINTITQVNPDMFNQNYNLSALGSPLSDYDQSLNNLHRQLLSDDDEEVQIVDQNEYLARIESLTNLLDLEKEQNPGNNTQIQGNITINQLSSERQLAHNPIIRVNSFSSLISWSWGPSSKC; via the exons ATGGAGAAGAAGCAGTTtttcagtggtggtggtggtggtggtggtggtggttgtttcTCTAATTATCAGCAGCAGTTTCAGGGTGGCTATGCCTATGCCTATAAGCATGGGCTTCAAATCTCAGAAGCTGTCAATTACAATGATAAACAGATGCCACAACTGGTAGAGATTATTGATTTGGAG GATGACTTGGACAGTGAAATTGTTATCAGCAAGGGTCCTTTGGGTTTAAAGCTTACAAAGAGTTACTCTTTCGTAAACTTGATAAACAGGATTTTAAACACTGATGAAGAAAAGACTGAATATGTTGATGATGAGACGACTAATCATAGTTCACATCATGGTCAGTTTCAAGCCAAAGATAGTGAACATGCCGAGAAGTACTTGAAGCCTTTGAACTTCAATGCAAAGAAACTCAAAATTGGCACATGGAAG GGAGTTGCTAAATATTTGGAGGTAAAGTGTTATTTTGCAACCAAAAAGCTAGCATTGGAATTTCGTCAAGAGCAATCAgctttgaagaaaaaaatggaaataaagtGGTCTAGTATTTCAGCAATAAGAGCTAGAATTGGGAAAAATGCAGCTGGAATTCTTGAAATTGAG cTTAACAATCCACCTTCATTCTTTGAAGAAAGCAGTCCAGAAACACGAAAGAAAACTATGTGGAATATCAGTTCAGACTTCACTAATAGTCAAGCACTAAAACATag GATTCATTATCTTGAATTTAGTCCAGGAGTACTTGAAAAAAACTACAAGAAGCTCCTAGAATCCGACACCTTGTGTGAGTTGAGCAAACAACCTTTCCCAAGTCTTAGTTCACAGTACTTTAACTACAATTACTCAGGTGCCACCACACCATTGGTTGATATTGAACGAGTTCAAGCATATCAACAAGCTAAGCGACCATGCCTTGGTGTTAATGATTTGGCTTCACCAATATCATATTGGCAACAAGTTCAAGCATATCAACAAGCAAAACGACCATGCATTGCTGTTAAGGATTCAAGTACTTCACCATCAGTTACGAATTTCTCTTTGcattcaaatcatatcatcaacaacCAAGGATCTGAATATCCAATGATGGCAATACATAATCTAGAAATTGTCAATTATCCATATGCTCCAATGAGAGATCAAATTCAAGGGCCACATTCTATTCCTACAACAACACCAGGAATGATCAATTACCCATATGTTCTTATGAGAGATCAAATTCAAGGGCCACATTCTATTCCTACAACAACACCAGAAATGATCAATTATCCATATGCTCCAATGAGAGATCAAATTCGAGGGTCACATTCTATTAATACAATAACCCAAGTAAATCCAGACATGTTTAATCAAAACTATAATTTATCAGCTCTTGGGAGTCCTCTTTCAGATTATGATCAAAGTTTGAATAACCTTCACAGACAATTGCTTAgcgatgatgatgaagaagttCAAATCGTTGATCAAAACGAGTATCTTGCGAGGATAGAGTCACTCACTAACTTGTTGGATTTGGAAAAGGAACAGAACCCCGGAAACAATACTCAGATACAAGGCAATATCACCATAAACCAATTGTCAAGTGAACGACAACTTGCACATAACCCTATTATAAGGGTGAATTCCTTTAGTTCATTGATCTCTTGGTCTTGGGGACCTAGTTCCAAGTGCTAA
- the LOC115951919 gene encoding zinc finger BED domain-containing protein RICESLEEPER 3-like — MASETQCGTYEVPVAPTPTNEAPQMAATDTNVAASNLPPIEAEGETIGKVVESLLLSWGIDKIFTLTVDNAASNSGTITYLDKITKEWGASILGGEFMHMRCCAHIVNLIVMEGLKSHHESIVKVRNAVRITKEWGASILGGEFMHMRCCAHIVNLIVMEGLKSLHESIVKVRNAVSSLYVTSNVFFHELCVMKTELINLCESEDPLLSMMARDMHEKFDKYWGDIEKLNLMKFVAINWLRAIDIIDLQESMEEVESYEGFESEFASQSTITVEKED, encoded by the exons atGGCATCTGAAACTCAATGCGGCACATATGAGGTTCCTGTGGCACCCACTCCTACAAATGAGGCTCCTCAAATGGCGGCAACGGACACCAATGTTGCTGCCTCAAATCTCCCTCCCATAGAAGCAGAAG GTGAAACCATTGGAAAGGTGGTGGAGTCATTGTTGCTTAGTTGGGgcattgataaaattttcaCCCTCACAGTTGACAATGCAGCCTCTAACAGTGGGACCATAACCTACTTGGATAAGATAACTAAAGAGTGGGGTGCTTCTATCTTGGGTGGTGAGTTTATGCACATGAGATGTTGTGCACACATTGTGAACCTTATTGTGATGGAAGGTTTGAAAAGCCATCATGAGTCAATTGTCAAAGTCCGTAATGCGGTAAG GATAACTAAAGAGTGGGGTGCTTCTATCTTGGGTGGTGAGTTTATGCACATGAGATGTTGTGCACACATTGTGAACCTTATTGTGATGGAAGGTTTGAAAAGCCTTCATGAGTCAATTGTCAAAGTCCGTAATGCGGTAAG TTCTCTATATGTCACATCTAATGTATTTTTTCATGAACTTTGTGTGATGAAGACTGAATTGATAAACTTGTGTGAAAGTGAAGATCCTCTTTTGAGTATGATGGCAAGGGATATGCATGAGAAATTTGATAAGTATTGGGGGGACATTGAGAAACttaatttgatgaagtttgTTGCTATT AATTGGTTAAGAGCTATTGATATAATTGATCTTCAAGAATCAATGGAAGAAGTTGAATCCTATGAGGGTTTTGAGTCAG AGTTTGCATCTCAAAGCACCATAACAGTGGAAAAGGAAGATTAG